TAAAGGATAATGTACCTGCATGCCTTTCTGCTGTTGCACACGTTGTGAGAGCTTTTTGTGTCTGTCAGCAAACAGCTGTCTGGTTTCATTCAGCGTGGTAAGTCTGCATGGGACTGGTAATGACTGCTTGTGTGGTCaatacagcagcagaaaaaggcTTTGTTATGCGGCAAAGGTCATGATTAAACATCGCCCTTTTTCTGGTCGCCCTTTAGTGCCACAGCCACCGACCATAACTCAAGAATCCCCCAAGGATTACATCATTGATCCTCGAGAGAACATTATAATCCACTGCGAGGCGAAGGGGAAGCCACATCCCAGGTAGGAATCAGTGCTCTGCGATTTAGCATTCAAGATGCTGTTGGATGAAGGAGAGATATCCCAGGTGTCGATTCAGCCACCACCTGTCAAAATCCAGAAAAACGTTTCAGCTGACAGCAAGTTTTCTTagagttcagctgaaaaaaaaatgactgtcaAGAGTCCTAGTTTAgtgaaactttaaaataaataaacgcTATTTTATTCATGGACCTACTGCCCTTGCCAGAGGCTGATTTTAATGATTCTGAATGCTTTAGATTTGCATAACATCTAATTAATTTGCCAGGCATCAATGCTGCATCCACACATTTTCTACTTTGAGAATTGAAAGGAACCATTCTCATTTCTAAATTCTTAATCTTAACTTTATTCTAACGTACAGTAACCTAAACCGTAAAAGTAGCGTCATATGTCACCATCCCCAACAGAACTCCTTTAAAAACGTATATAAGACTTTAAATATTCATGACTGAATTAGCAGATAAGAAAATCAGCATCAGTCAAAGTTaaagtggagggaaaaaaacagcatcattAACTCTGAAGAACTCTGGCATAAAGTACGTGTGCAGGTTTGTTATCATTGCTCATAGTAAGTAGCTGATTAAGTGAATAGATTTTCAGGtccttttgttctgtttcctgttgttgttgtttttttacatataaTACAAATAGAAGGTCGTCGTACAGCAACATGTCCAGACACATTGTTAAAACACTCATGATTTGTCATCAGTTTCTCCTGGACAAGAAATGGGACCCACTTTGACGTCGACAACGACCCCAATGTGAACATGAAGGCCCACTCAGGGACCCTGGTGGTGGATATCAGCAGAGAGAAGGTCGAAAACTATGAGGGGGTGTATCAGTGCACAGCAAGGAACAAACATGGAACTGCTGTTTCCAACAACATCGTCGTCCGACAGTCCAGTAAGCCcagtctgatgtttttgtttctggaaatcatttttcttttcgcTCATTTTCCTCACATCATATGAAAATcaactcttttcttttctttttcaaacaatTAAGTTGCATTTTCTGCCTTACGAGCGCTCTGGGAAGGTAAAGCTTGCACGTACAatgatgcatgttttgttttgcaggaTGCATTAGCACACAGAGCTGATTTTCCcctctgtgtttttcctctaaCATATTGTAATTCAGTCAGGCATCATCCCTCTCATCTCGCCTCGTCACCTCTGTCATCATGTCAGCAACAGTCCATTAGCAACCCAAATTTCACGTCAAATGATGGCACGCGTCCTTCGCTGATGTTATCGTATCTTTCTCCAACCAATCCAGGATCCCCGTTGTGGTCAAAGGAGAAGATCAAGCCTATCGTAGTCCAGGAGGGCGTGTCCTTGGTGCTCCCGTGTCGACCTCCGGCTGGCCTCCCTCCTCCCATCATATTCTGGATGGACAATAGTGAGCTGCTTAATCTCATTTATATACCTTTGTGGTATCATTATGTATCTGCTGTCTAAGAATTTATATTTGTGATATTACATTTTATCATAGAGGCTTTATTTGATTGTGTAAGGCAGGCTGAtagaaatgtaaacatttgaatgtatttttctgctgaaGTGTGATACtgttttatgcatttgtttGTATTCATTAACTCCAACAAGTTAAGCAGCTCTTATGAAGTCTATAAATTGAATGCAATTAATTTGTTTCTCTGTCGTATAGATGTGAATTGAAACCGTTGTTTGCCTTGATCAGTAGGGAAATTAATCTGCAGATCTTAAACAGGATGACTTGCAGTTGAGAATTCTCtgcaaaaatgttgacatttgtACTTGATTAACCAACATGTGCAACCAATCATACTTAAATGCTACACGTTAGGTACAGCAAGGCCAAATATTTAATTCATGAAATGTACCATTTTAGGGGGCTGTAGAAACACAAGGATAATGCAACAGCCATCCATAACTAGACCCTTTTCCAACACTGCTCTGTAAATTTAATGGCACTGCAATGTAAACAAACTTAAGCTGCTGTACGCTTCAGACTTTCAGAGGCTGCCTCAGAGCAGGAGAGTGTCGCAGTCACTGAACGGTGACCTTTACTTTTCCAATGTTCGCCGAGAGGACTCCAGGAACGACTACATCTGCTACGCCCGCTTCCCTCACACACAAACCATCCAGCAGAAACAGCCCATCAACGTCCGGGTCCTCAACCGTAAGTCTGACTTTGTGTGTGACGCAGAGACCGAAGCGCTGAAAAGCAATGAAGCTGTAATGAACTAGCAAGcgacagtgtttgtgtgtagcGTGTGTGAACGAGAGGCAGTTGTATGTGGTGGCATGACTGCGTAGGAGGGAGGCAGCGTTTCCTATCTGTGATCCCATCCTGAGAGACGCCAGTGGTCGTCATCCCACTGAAAAGATATATTGTCAAGAGCTCTCGTGGTTCTGTGCACTATCTGCCAGGCAGCCGTTCACTATCACTTCTCTGAGATGTTCTGTATAAACACTCTCCACCGACAACAAAGGCCGCTCTCATCCAGTCCAGCATTTGCAGCTGACGTGACGACAAGCTGTTCCCACTAGACTTTTACGACATTATCGCTTTTTAGCCATTTGAAGTTTTCTTGTGTTGGTTTTGATTTTGTCTAGTCATGTTAAGCTGTCAAagcatgtgtttttatttttgttgtgatgATGTCAACTTGTggtgtgtgtgatttttctgttgtgttgcaGTGGATGCAATCAATGACACAATGGCAGATTTTTACAATGACACTGATTTATTTAGTGGTGAGTTTTGGCACCCCCTAGTGTTTAACCCCCAACTTGGAGCTCTGAGCTCCAGCTCTTACCTGCTAGTACTAACCCTTCCACCCAACAATCCTGAGGCTTTTACATCTCACTGGTGTATTTAGGGGTGACATCTGGCACCCCCTAGTGTTTATCCCTAACATAGAGCTCCAAACTGTTCTTTACCCACTAACTCTACCCCTCAAACCCAAGAATCCAAGTTAATTCTCTGTCCTTCTGTCACTCCTGCTTTATCCAATCAAAACCCTTTTGTTAACTATTTCCTTCCTCTAATGAAATCCTTAAATTAGCACTGCATGCTGATTTCATGATGGAACTCATTGTGTAATTTAAATATGCAACAATCAAAAACATACAATAACTGTAAGTAAttaagtcctgacttaaacatACTAAAACAAATTCTGATGGGTCACAGCTTCTTGAAGAAATTCATTAAATTCtcaattttgtttctgtttcctatgtcaaacatgcagctgcGATCTTAAATTCTAAAATCAATCTTTCCATGTTGTCCCACCTGATTTGATCACCAACTTGTCAGTCTCTCTATCACCAATCATTTTCTTCTCAATTCATTTCTCTCAGCCTAAAATCTTTGaatttttcctccttttctaaACAGTCCTGCACGAAACACCTGCAAACATTTTGGATCTTATCAAATTTATGAAAATCTCTGCTGTCATAAACATTCACTTTGGTTTAGATTATTATTTAAGTCTATTTATATAGAATACGTAACATTGTTGGCTTTATTGGTCTGTTAGagtaattttattttgtcattcaCACTTAGACCACTTTTATGTTAATATTCATACAGTTTTATTCAGATGGCAGAGCCACAGCCTGCACTGAATATCTGTCCTTCATGCAAGTTTGTGTAGTATATCAAGTGATGTATGATACATAATAATGCAAgaataaacaaagacaaaatcttAACTACTAGCAAGCTAGTCAAACTGTTGAAATAACTAACAACTTAGTGTCTTCATGATTTCCTAAACAATGAAAATTTACTTCATGTGGGATGGTAATCTAATTACTACttcacaaacaataaaataataacataataatTGTGATCTAACTCAGCTGCTATAATCAATAGATTAGTTATGGCTGGTGATGCTCATTATTTTGACGTACAgactcttttatttttatggacatttcagtttgtaaaaGATGGGAAATTGAAAGCCAGAGTGAGAAAGATGTTTTATGATTTCAGATGCCATCAGATTAACGGACACGAATACATCTGAAAAGAGCTTTTGTTGCCAGctcagaagaagaaaaccatTCTTTGTGTCTCTTATTGTAAATTGcactttacattcattttagtCTTTATTGTTAACAGGGTAATTCAGTGGCAATAAACCCCCAGAGACAGTAGtagaataaaacacaacatggcATTTAAATTCACATCTAACCATAAAATATGAGAACTGGTTTGCAGTGAAGTAGCTTAGCGTCAGTGCATGACTGTGTACACTGAAGGGAGGTTAGTGAATGTGAAGGGTCTTATTTgcaatacattttctgtttatcaTGGACTGCTACAGAAGCGACGGTAATGCCTTGGCTGTTTGactcactgtgtttgtgtgtaactaCAGAAGCCCCAGTGGATGAGAGGAGGCCAACCTTCCTCATCCCATCTGGCACCTCCAGCACCAAGATGGTGTTGAGAGGACACGTACTGGAGATGGAGTGCATTGCCGAAGGACTGTGAGTCAGAGAATCTGCCATTACTTCAGTGCTGAATGCCTCAAGTACCCAGCTGCCCGGTGCCATCATCACTCTCTGCTCTCTTCTTTCTTTGAATCCAGGCCCACCCCTGAAATCTCGTGGACCAAAATAAGTGGCGATCTACCTGCCGGGCGCACATTCTTCCTGCACTACAACAAGACCCTGCGCATTGTGGACGTGTCCGAATCGGATGCAGCAGATTACCGCTGCACAGCCAAGAACCAGCTCGGCGCGGTGCACCACACCATCCGTGTCTCGGTCAAAGGTGTGTCGGTGAAGAAACGCTCAGTATCCCATCAGGCTGTCCGCTGTGGGGCGGCACAGTCACTGCTTCTTTCTGTatcttccttcctcctctccctccaaCTCATAATTGATTTATGCACAGATGCCAACAGGGCAGTGTGTTCAGTGATTAATTCTCCTGCCTTCTGCTGCGCTCTGCTCTACTTTTAGCTGCTCCGTATTGGATCAGTGGCCCTCCCAGGAACCTTGTTCTAGCTCCAGGAGAGAATGGTACGCTGACCTGCATGGCCAGTGGCACACCCAAACCCTCCGTTACCTGGGCTATGAACGGCATCCCCATAGAGAGTAAGTGTAACCTGCTCCGCTCACTGCAGCTGACTAGAATTGTCTTCCCTGTGGGGGTTGTTACTTGAAGATTATATGATATTtgataccaaaaaaaaaaacatcactgtgAGGAttataaagatgtttttctcCCCAATTTGCAAACATCCCATTTTACAAACATCAGTGTTGAATCAAGTTTTAAATGAGTACTTCAAGATTTCAGGGCATGCATTTGATTTCTTGTGACTTCAAAGTGGTGTGCCCACACATATCCTTCagtaaaaaacagtttttcagttgtgtgtaatattttcttGCACAGATTAAACAAATGTGTTAAATAAGGCAGAGTCTATGAGCTTTGGACAGAACCATGCTGTCTGTTTCCCAGaatttcctgtctctgtgctaAGCGAAGGTAGCTGGCTGATGCCTAGATTCATCTAATGATAATTAGGGCTGCACATCCTTCCATCGCATCACAGGAAATGCAACTCAAACACATAACACTACAACTTGTTTGCTGCTTGGCATTCAAATATGAAACTCACATGCTTCTTTTTTAGCATCATTTACACCAATTCAAGAGTCTTGAAAAcactggattttttaaaaacttaattCAGAAGAGATGGAGTTTGTTGACATGGACACTGAACAGTCGCACagcaaaatgagaaagaaacagGATTAAACACTCAAAaggaagatttggttgcaaaacGAAGCATCCCGTGGAATCAGAAAGCTACAGAAAGGATGATGTTAAACAACGACAGGTACTCAGCAGTGTCCTGGAACAACTCAGGGCAACACAACTCATTTGTTTGACCGCAGTAATCACTGCCACAAATCTCTGCATGATAAATGCAGAGCTGGccatccaaagcaaaaaaaaaaaaaaaaaggatgttttTGCCAGTGTGAGAACATTTGAGGAAGATTTCAAACATCAATTTCAgcctttttaaacattttttaaaaattatttttaatgtctATGTACTCCCCTACAAAATCACTCCAATTATTGTAGATAGATCAGTTATTTCCAAATACAGTTATTTAAGTCATCCTTTGAAATTTCCTGTAGTATTCATGTCTCAGtatatatctaaaaaaaaaatgcaatgtcattttttacactattGTGTAATTCTAATAATAAGCAAATGTCCTAAACTATTCCTTTAAGGTCTGAcatctacaattctacaatttcatttagcagacgcttttgtccaaagcgacatacaacacaagcaagaattcagacataaggagaaacctttagtaagtgcaaaaagtgcttcaagtgcaattggtcaaaggtgttgccatcaagctGCAGAAGAAGTGCCAACACCCCCCCCCTTTTAAAACTTTGTCAGTGCtgaataagtgctgggttttggaccacctgacttattctaccccatCTAGCCACCCTTTTTTggataaattaataataataaaataaaaacatttctattttgCATCCGTCTTACACATGTGCTTTACCCTACACTGAAGCTAATGTTACAGTCATCTATTCATTACTGTACACGTTTCTTTCAGTTCTATCTGTAACACTCCGTTCTGCATTGACAGATTCGCCGAAGGACGTGAGCAGAAAGGTGGAAGACGACACCATCATCTTCACAGGTGTCCAGACTGGATCCAGCGCTGTGTACCAGTGTAATATCTCCAATGACTACGGTTACCTCCTGTCCAACGCCTTCGTCAACGTCCTCTGTAAGTTCACCTCACGAGGTCCATTTGTGTTTGAACGCTGCTTTTCCATTCACATTGATTGCTGGGAGGTAATAACATAGCAATGATTGCTGCCGTCTCACTGCAGCGGAGCCGCCCAGAGTGCTGACTCCGGCCAATAAAGTCTACCAGGTCATCAAAAATCACCAGGCCATGATAGACTGCGCTTCCTTCGGGTCACCCATCCCGAAAATTACATGGTGAGCCAATAAACTTTTAACAGAGGAAAGTGTTGTATTGTGTTAGTTCTAAAGCTCACGGCGGTCGACTCTGCTCCTCAGGTTTAAAGGCAGTCGGTCCATGAGCCTGGATGGAGACTATTACATCACCCACAACAACGGGACTTTAGAGATTTATGTGGCTCAAGCCCAGAATAGTGGAAAATACACTTGCGTTGCCAGAAACAGCCTCGGTATTTATGAGAATCACGTCCACCTGGAGGTCAAAGGTGAGAGTGTCTGTGTTCAGAAGATCTTGAAATGATTAGAGTGCACACAATTAGCTAACCAACAGGGCAGATTAATACAGTGTGATGTTTGTCCACTGTGGGCCAGAAAAGCCCCACAAGATTTAGATAAACTCAAATAAACCTGAAGATATTCTTTGTTAATAATACTTGGAAAAACTAAGTTATCTACCTGTGCATGTGCATCATGTGCATGCCACATCTAACACAAATATTGCGTAATAACATGTACATGCTACTTTTCATTGTCGTATAACAGTGTAAGAAGAAGTTGTTTGAATGTAAACTACACTTCTTTAGAAAGTTAttttagggttaggtttaggtttGTGTTATTTATTCTCCTTgaaagtgtatttttgtttgtattaaCAGATTCAGATTAGTTGATGAATAAGTTGACATTAATTACCAGGTATCAATCTAgatcataaaagaaaaaagaaaaaatctcaaTCATTTTTTGATaacctttttttaaagaaatacacatttttttctctatttctgTCTCTATTTAAAATGCAAGTGTTAATACTTGCATTTTCTTACTATTGAGGAATAAATAAGtaattttatcattatttaggcaagttttaatgtaaatatgtcAACATTTTATAGACTTAACCTTTAAAGTCCATCCATATTCCAACACATGGCATGTAAATTACCAATGAGGcgaatttctttttctttgtttttagtgtCTCTGACCTCCTTCTGCTTCCCCCATCAGAGCCCACCCGAATCCTGAAGCAGCCGGAGTACAAAGTGGTCCAGAGGGGCAGATCTGTGGTGTTTGAGTGCAAAGTGAAACACGACCCCTCACTCATCCCCACCATGACCTGGCTCAAAGACGACGGAGAGCTGCCTGATGATGAGAGGTCAGAGCAGTTTAATGTTTGGAAATGTCTCaatttctctctttgttttcactCTCAGTCTGCATCAGATGTAATAGATTGAATCAGTATTTGTTCAGCCATGTTTTTATGTatagttttctgtttcttgtaCTGACTTACAGTATTTGTTCACTGCTCAACAGCCTGCTCAAAAAACAAGCTACAGATTTTATATAGTCAGGTGATGCTGAACTGTctgagtgttgtttttttttacagattgatTGTGGACAATGACAGCCTCACCATCACTGAAGTGACAGAGAATGATGCAGGAGTGTACACCTGCATCATGAACACCACTCTGGACCATGATTCAGCCACCGCTGAGCTCACTGTTGTCGGTATGCAATTCTTTGCAGAAGCTCAATAACACTGACTCATAAAACAAACTCACAAATTATTAAACGGTGTAACCTCACTCCACCTCAGGTCTTCCTAGAAAAGCAAATCTGTCTAGTAACTCGCACAACGATTGCCTTTCAGCCCTTCAAGGTTAATTGCTTGAGAGTTTACTTGAGTGTTGGAGTGGATTTAGTCAGCTATTGTGTCAGCAGCATGAATATTTGATTGTTGTCTTCTTAGCGAGCCAGATaatcttctttgttttcttatgGCTGACTGACCACTAAACTCCCTATTTCACTCCTGCCCTCCAACCTGGCAGAAGCCACGCCAACACCAGCTGTTATCCACGGTAAACCTGCAGCACATGAGCACCCAGATGTGCTTCGCCAACATGGACTTGTCTTGTTTCTTGGTTGTTTCTGTTCAATGCAGCATGTTGTCGCCTGAAGATGCGTTTTGTTTTTGACAATCACAGAGCATCGTGCTGTCTCTCTGTTCATTTTGACTCACCAGCATTGATTTGTTCTGTCCGTaaggtgcttttttttcccccaaacatTCTTTTAAATAAGTTAtatgtttctccatttttgcAAAATCCATTACATTTGAATGCGTTAAGCCACTGGTGCAAATATTTAGATGAAGAAGTCACTATCGCACGTGAATGCAAACATAATTTGCGAAGCAGACATCTCCTCCGTTGCACCACTTGGGATATTTTCAAATGCACCATTTCCTCATCGCTCATATATTCCAAGCATGTGATTCACTTTATCATTGCAGTTCCAAAACATGAGCATCAATTTGAGCTCTCTAGTGAGCCTGAGACTCGATTTCATGCAGGGTGATTATGGAAGATTTTCAAGTTGAGCATCAGTCACTATGCATGACGCAGCGTCAGCATGTGCATCACGGGACAAACAGCTCTGCCAAATGGAACGTGTAAAGGAATGAAAGGGTATCTAAAAGGTGTGCTTGGTGAAATCAACAAACTTGGCATTTATCGTGACTCTGGTGTCCCAGAAAAACACGGCTGAGATATGCtctcttgtttttgcttcatcTTGTCATGGCATGAACCCTTCATATTCTGTAACTGCGAAATGAAGTCGGTGTGAATATAATCCCAGGCGCATGTGTTGATGTTGCTGCCGATGTTGTATTTCCCCCAGAGCATCCCGACCCACCGACTGACCTCGAGCTGACAGACCAGAAAAAGAGGAGTGTTCAGCTCACTTGGACCCCTGGGGATGAACATAACAGTCCTATTCAGAGTATGTGTGTCtgcgcctgtgtgtgtgtgtgtgtgtgtgtgtgtgtgtgtgtgtgtgtgtgtgtgtgtgtgtgcgtgtgcatttGTGTTATTTGGCTGACTTTCTGTGTGGGATTTTTGACCCTAAATAATGTGATTGTGCTATTAATAGCGAATAAAATAAGTAGGAGGTAGTAGCTTTTCCATTGTTTAGATATTTGACATTTAGCTTGCTCTCCTGAACAGAGATTGAATTTACGTGAacaaaatgtaagaaatgcATAATTACAATCAGATACTAACAATTAACACAGTAAAAAACATCCTCAAATAATTTTTTGGGGAAAGCAGTGTACGTAGAAATGCCTCCAACCTCTACTGCAGCATAATTAGCTTGCTCAGCAAGTTGCAAACCCTCATGAAAACCTGGCTAAATCCACTATTTCCTTGAAGCTTCAAAGCACTGCCACAAGTGGCATATTTTGGCAGCCTGTGCTTTTCGAGTTagtttccaaaaacaaaaacctgagGGCATTTATTCCTCTTATGCAAATATATTGTTaagttttatgtaaaataatgaacttgttttattttgaaagaatttcTGATCCAGTATGAGGACTCCCTGCACCATCGAGGTCACTGGCACAATCTCACAGAGGTCCCTGGAACCAGGACAACAGCTCACCTCAAACTGTCACCCTACGTACACTACACCTTCAGAGTTCTGGCTCTAAACGCGATTGGCCCCAGCCGCCCCAGCTTCCCCTCCAGAATGTACAGGACCGATCCTGCAGGTATGGAATCAGCTGAATAATTGTATTTCACATGTAAATTACTGCAATTCTGCATCTGCCACCCCccaaaaattgcattaaaattacataagttatctttggactcaaAGCCATTTTATaagtaaatacagtaaaatatgaataataaataaatgtatctgCTTGAACTGAATGTTTAATACAGAAGTAAATTAGTAAACTACAGCGAAAGGTTTTGCTTTGGTCaattgttcattttgtctttgaTAATATATTTTCCAGCCCCAGATGAAAACCCAACAGGTGTAGAGGGATTTGGAACAGAACACAACAATCTTGTAATCTCCTGGAAGGTAATAAAGTAGTATCACGTAGTATCATCAGTATGTCATAATCCTCAGGTATTTACTGTTGTTCAGGGAGTACCATGATACACCACATCTCCTTGTACTTTGTAATTGTCTGGTCTTATGAGCTTCTTTTtgttctgctttctttttttccatcttgaTTTATTGTCAGTCATCAGACCTATATACTGTTGTGTACTGCTACTTGTTTTCTGCCTAAGTGTTTTATTGGACAATATATATTTGAAACTTTCTCCTCTGCAGCCACTGTCAGGCTTCCAGGCTAATGGCCCAGGGCTTCACTACAAAGTGATGTGGAGGCAGAAAGCGCTGGACAGTGATTGGACCACAGTGACTGTGGCCAACAACTCCAAGTTTGTTGTGGTCGGAACGCCCACGTTTGTTCCATATGAGCTGAAAGTTCAGGCTGTAAACGACCACGGAGAAGGACCTGAGCCGAAGATTGCCGAAGGCTACTCAGGAGAGGACTGTGAGTTTCACTGACTCCATAGACTCAGAAAAAAGCGACGCTGGCTGTGTGCCCT
This window of the Acanthochromis polyacanthus isolate Apoly-LR-REF ecotype Palm Island chromosome 8, KAUST_Apoly_ChrSc, whole genome shotgun sequence genome carries:
- the LOC110950279 gene encoding neuronal cell adhesion molecule-like isoform X2 is translated as MERRRMEAVLLVLFLGHLVTALDVPLDLPQPPTITQESPKDYIIDPRENIIIHCEAKGKPHPSFSWTRNGTHFDVDNDPNVNMKAHSGTLVVDISREKVENYEGVYQCTARNKHGTAVSNNIVVRQSRSPLWSKEKIKPIVVQEGVSLVLPCRPPAGLPPPIIFWMDNNFQRLPQSRRVSQSLNGDLYFSNVRREDSRNDYICYARFPHTQTIQQKQPINVRVLNLDAINDTMADFYNDTDLFSEAPVDERRPTFLIPSGTSSTKMVLRGHVLEMECIAEGLPTPEISWTKISGDLPAGRTFFLHYNKTLRIVDVSESDAADYRCTAKNQLGAVHHTIRVSVKAAPYWISGPPRNLVLAPGENGTLTCMASGTPKPSVTWAMNGIPIENSPKDVSRKVEDDTIIFTGVQTGSSAVYQCNISNDYGYLLSNAFVNVLSEPPRVLTPANKVYQVIKNHQAMIDCASFGSPIPKITWFKGSRSMSLDGDYYITHNNGTLEIYVAQAQNSGKYTCVARNSLGIYENHVHLEVKEPTRILKQPEYKVVQRGRSVVFECKVKHDPSLIPTMTWLKDDGELPDDERLIVDNDSLTITEVTENDAGVYTCIMNTTLDHDSATAELTVVEHPDPPTDLELTDQKKRSVQLTWTPGDEHNSPIQKFLIQYEDSLHHRGHWHNLTEVPGTRTTAHLKLSPYVHYTFRVLALNAIGPSRPSFPSRMYRTDPAAPDENPTGVEGFGTEHNNLVISWKPLSGFQANGPGLHYKVMWRQKALDSDWTTVTVANNSKFVVVGTPTFVPYELKVQAVNDHGEGPEPKIAEGYSGEDLPIAAPENVQAIIVNSTLAKVHWDPVPFHLIRGHLKGYKVYYWRKHSLHKHNPDHMEKDILTFSGNHTHGMLPGLHPFSLYSFNVRVFNGKGEGPPSPTQQFKMPEGVPGPPTSLLVSNPNLDSLTLEWGPPHDRNGHITGYTLKYQPVNNSNELGPLEEVALAANETSITLPNLKYSTRYKFYLSAKTVTGPGPDITQEVVPVMDEGNTQTSHPIAWSPPRRPPHKASPFGNVSYAVGDDGALISWEYWGLEKNVYVEYVVKDSEGEEEWQKELVNGSQNFMLKGLKEGLSYRVRLVTKGHQDQLLHCSEELLVTVPAVASRQVDIATQGWFIGLMCAIALLILILLIICFIQRNKGGKYPVKEKEDAHTDPEFQPMKDDDCTFVEYSDNEDHKPLKGSRTPSNGTVKRDDSDDSLVDYGEGGDGQFNEDGSFIGQYSGKSASRDTAEGHESSEAPSPINAMNSLNSFV
- the LOC110950279 gene encoding neuronal cell adhesion molecule-like isoform X1, producing the protein MERRRMEAVLLVLFLGHLVTALDVPLDLPQPPTITQESPKDYIIDPRENIIIHCEAKGKPHPSFSWTRNGTHFDVDNDPNVNMKAHSGTLVVDISREKVENYEGVYQCTARNKHGTAVSNNIVVRQSRSPLWSKEKIKPIVVQEGVSLVLPCRPPAGLPPPIIFWMDNNFQRLPQSRRVSQSLNGDLYFSNVRREDSRNDYICYARFPHTQTIQQKQPINVRVLNLDAINDTMADFYNDTDLFSEAPVDERRPTFLIPSGTSSTKMVLRGHVLEMECIAEGLPTPEISWTKISGDLPAGRTFFLHYNKTLRIVDVSESDAADYRCTAKNQLGAVHHTIRVSVKAAPYWISGPPRNLVLAPGENGTLTCMASGTPKPSVTWAMNGIPIENSPKDVSRKVEDDTIIFTGVQTGSSAVYQCNISNDYGYLLSNAFVNVLSEPPRVLTPANKVYQVIKNHQAMIDCASFGSPIPKITWFKGSRSMSLDGDYYITHNNGTLEIYVAQAQNSGKYTCVARNSLGIYENHVHLEVKEPTRILKQPEYKVVQRGRSVVFECKVKHDPSLIPTMTWLKDDGELPDDERLIVDNDSLTITEVTENDAGVYTCIMNTTLDHDSATAELTVVEATPTPAVIHEHPDPPTDLELTDQKKRSVQLTWTPGDEHNSPIQKFLIQYEDSLHHRGHWHNLTEVPGTRTTAHLKLSPYVHYTFRVLALNAIGPSRPSFPSRMYRTDPAAPDENPTGVEGFGTEHNNLVISWKPLSGFQANGPGLHYKVMWRQKALDSDWTTVTVANNSKFVVVGTPTFVPYELKVQAVNDHGEGPEPKIAEGYSGEDLPIAAPENVQAIIVNSTLAKVHWDPVPFHLIRGHLKGYKVYYWRKHSLHKHNPDHMEKDILTFSGNHTHGMLPGLHPFSLYSFNVRVFNGKGEGPPSPTQQFKMPEGVPGPPTSLLVSNPNLDSLTLEWGPPHDRNGHITGYTLKYQPVNNSNELGPLEEVALAANETSITLPNLKYSTRYKFYLSAKTVTGPGPDITQEVVPVMDEGNTQTSHPIAWSPPRRPPHKASPFGNVSYAVGDDGALISWEYWGLEKNVYVEYVVKDSEGEEEWQKELVNGSQNFMLKGLKEGLSYRVRLVTKGHQDQLLHCSEELLVTVPAVASRQVDIATQGWFIGLMCAIALLILILLIICFIQRNKGGKYPVKEKEDAHTDPEFQPMKDDDCTFVEYSDNEDHKPLKGSRTPSNGTVKRDDSDDSLVDYGEGGDGQFNEDGSFIGQYSGKSASRDTAEGHESSEAPSPINAMNSLNSFV
- the LOC110950279 gene encoding neuronal cell adhesion molecule-like isoform X8, whose product is MERRRMEAVLLVLFLGHLVTALDVPLDLPQPPTITQESPKDYIIDPRENIIIHCEAKGKPHPSFSWTRNGTHFDVDNDPNVNMKAHSGTLVVDISREKVENYEGVYQCTARNKHGTAVSNNIVVRQSRSPLWSKEKIKPIVVQEGVSLVLPCRPPAGLPPPIIFWMDNNFQRLPQSRRVSQSLNGDLYFSNVRREDSRNDYICYARFPHTQTIQQKQPINVRVLNLDAINDTMADFYNDTDLFSEAPVDERRPTFLIPSGTSSTKMVLRGHVLEMECIAEGLPTPEISWTKISGDLPAGRTFFLHYNKTLRIVDVSESDAADYRCTAKNQLGAVHHTIRVSVKAAPYWISGPPRNLVLAPGENGTLTCMASGTPKPSVTWAMNGIPIENSPKDVSRKVEDDTIIFTGVQTGSSAVYQCNISNDYGYLLSNAFVNVLSEPPRVLTPANKVYQVIKNHQAMIDCASFGSPIPKITWFKGSRSMSLDGDYYITHNNGTLEIYVAQAQNSGKYTCVARNSLGIYENHVHLEVKEPTRILKQPEYKVVQRGRSVVFECKVKHDPSLIPTMTWLKDDGELPDDERLIVDNDSLTITEVTENDAGVYTCIMNTTLDHDSATAELTVVEATPTPAVIHEHPDPPTDLELTDQKKRSVQLTWTPGDEHNSPIQKFLIQYEDSLHHRGHWHNLTEVPGTRTTAHLKLSPYVHYTFRVLALNAIGPSRPSFPSRMYRTDPAAPDENPTGVEGFGTEHNNLVISWKPLSGFQANGPGLHYKVMWRQKALDSDWTTVTVANNSKFVVVGTPTFVPYELKVQAVNDHGEGPEPKIAEGYSGEDLPIAAPENVQAIIVNSTLAKVHWDPVPFHLIRGHLKGYKVYYWRKHSLHKHNPDHMEKDILTFSGNHTHGMLPGLHPFSLYSFNVRVFNGKGEGPPSPTQQFKMPEGVPGPPTSLLVSNPNLDSLTLEWGPPHDRNGHITGYTLKYQPVNNSNELGPLEEVALAANETSITLPNLKYSTRYKFYLSAKTVTGPGPDITQEVVPVMDEAVASRQVDIATQGWFIGLMCAIALLILILLIICFIQRNKGGKYPVKEKEDAHTDPEFQPMKDDDCTFVEYSDNEDHKPLKGSRTPSNGTVKRDDSDDSLVDYGEGGDGQFNEDGSFIGQYSGKSASRDTAEGHESSEAPSPINAMNSLNSFV